In Paenibacillus guangzhouensis, a single window of DNA contains:
- the gltB gene encoding glutamate synthase large subunit, which yields MIQNGNGLPPKQGLYDPQYEKDACGMGFVAHIKGHKSHEIVRQALTVLVNMEHRGGQGSEPNTGDGAGIMIQIPHRFLVREMGALGVTLPEAGQYGVGMLFMSQDEALRTKHEEILASIVQEEGQQLLGYRTVPTNDEKLGKSAKAVKPFVRQVIIGRSEALAAADDLAFERKLYVIRKRAEQAIRYAGGEGADTFYISSFSCRKVVYKGMLTTEQVGDFYVDLQDSALESAIALIHSRFSTNTFPSWERAHPYRYLIHNGEINTLRGNVNWMHARQTLVASDVFGEDIAKIMPIINQDGSDTAMFDNTLEFLYLAGRSLPHVAMMMVPEPWSNHESMDPAKRAFYQYHSSLMEPWDGPAAMGFTDGVQIGAILDRNGLRPARYVVTKDDMIVLASEAGVLELDQERILYKDRLRPGRMLLVDTAQGRIISDEEVKAEIAAEHPYQEWLDEHLVALEDLPDAKELPEPDRVAVHRRQLAFGYSYEELRKVLEPMAVTGQEAIGSMGYDAPLAVLSDHPQRLYNYFKQMFAQVTNPPIDAIREEIVTATGTTIGPERNLLKPEPESCRQIHLSTPVLSNEEFAKLRHLHRPGFKSITIPMFFFANEGSQGLRDALQVMCDAADRVIAKGHNIIILSDRGIDAENAAIPALLAVSTLHHHLIRQGTRTKVSILLESGEPREVHHFALLLGYGVSAVNPYLAFETLDDMIRQGLLHGVTHEKAVKNFIKAATKGVVKILSKMGISTIQSYRGAQIFEAVGLKEEFVDAYFTWTPSRIGGIGLEEITEETLAPHRRAFEEGTANDLTLDSGGEYQWRKDGEDHLFSPQTIHTLQHACRTNDYKLYKKFSNLVQGENKKHLTLRSLLDFKHAGVPVPIEEVESIESIMSRFKTGAMSFGSISKEAHESLAIAMNRIGGKSNTGEGGEDPARFIPDANGDLRRSAIKQVASGRFGVTSNYLVNADEIQIKMAQGAKPGEGGQLPARKVYPWVAEVRGSTPGVGLISPPPHHDIYSIEDLAELIYDLKNANPRARINVKLVSEVGVGTIAAGVAKGRADVILVSGYDGGTGASPQGSIRHAGMPWELGLAETHQTLMINNLRDRVVVETDGKMMNGRDVAIAALLGAEEYGFSTSPLIVLGCIMMRVCQLDTCPVGVATQNPELRKNFTGDPEHVANYMRFIAQEFREIMAELGFRTVNEMVGRTEYLDAKQAITHWKSKGVDLSSMLYQPEMTEDSERYCVQSQNHGLELTLDMRKLVPLAEQALASGTPVEATLPITNVDRATGTILGSEVTRLYGAAGLPEDTIRFNFVGTAGQSLGAFIPKGMTLAVEGDSNDYVGKGLSGGKLIVRPSAKATFQAEENVIIGNTAFYGATSGKAYINGIAGERFAVRNSGAHVVVEGVGDHGCEYMTGGRVVVLGATGRNFAAGMSGGIAYVLDTDQSFMNRVNLEMVLLERVEDAEEVKELRTMIEEHVRYTGSKIGERILSDWDATLSRFIRVIPKDYKKMLEYIAKAEAKGLEGEKALMSAFETSMREVVKV from the coding sequence ATGATACAGAACGGTAATGGCCTGCCTCCGAAACAGGGATTATACGATCCACAATATGAAAAAGATGCCTGTGGTATGGGGTTCGTTGCGCACATCAAAGGTCACAAGTCGCACGAAATTGTACGACAAGCGCTAACCGTCTTGGTGAACATGGAGCACCGCGGCGGTCAAGGAAGTGAACCAAATACAGGAGACGGCGCAGGAATTATGATTCAGATCCCGCATCGGTTCCTCGTTCGAGAAATGGGTGCGTTGGGTGTTACGCTGCCTGAAGCGGGACAATATGGCGTGGGGATGCTGTTCATGTCGCAAGACGAAGCGTTACGGACGAAGCATGAAGAGATTCTCGCATCGATCGTACAAGAGGAAGGACAGCAGCTGCTCGGTTACAGAACGGTTCCGACGAATGATGAGAAACTGGGGAAATCGGCGAAAGCGGTTAAGCCTTTTGTGCGCCAAGTGATCATCGGTCGCTCCGAGGCGCTTGCTGCAGCGGATGATCTTGCTTTTGAACGGAAATTGTATGTGATTCGTAAACGCGCTGAACAAGCGATCCGTTACGCGGGTGGAGAAGGCGCGGATACCTTCTATATTTCAAGCTTTTCCTGTCGAAAGGTCGTCTACAAGGGGATGCTGACGACAGAGCAAGTCGGAGATTTTTATGTGGACTTGCAGGATTCGGCGCTCGAATCCGCGATTGCGCTGATTCACTCGAGATTCAGTACGAATACGTTCCCAAGCTGGGAGCGGGCCCATCCTTACCGTTATTTGATTCATAACGGTGAGATCAACACGCTTCGCGGGAACGTGAACTGGATGCATGCGCGTCAGACGTTGGTTGCATCGGATGTGTTCGGAGAAGATATAGCGAAGATTATGCCGATCATTAACCAAGACGGTTCGGATACGGCGATGTTCGATAATACGTTGGAGTTCTTGTATCTGGCAGGGCGCTCTCTGCCGCATGTTGCAATGATGATGGTGCCAGAGCCATGGTCGAACCATGAGAGTATGGATCCAGCGAAACGTGCATTTTATCAATATCACAGCTCGTTAATGGAGCCTTGGGATGGCCCTGCTGCGATGGGCTTTACGGATGGCGTTCAGATCGGTGCGATTCTTGACCGGAATGGACTTCGCCCGGCGCGTTATGTCGTGACCAAAGACGACATGATTGTACTTGCGTCAGAGGCAGGCGTACTGGAGCTGGATCAAGAGCGTATCCTCTATAAGGACCGTCTGCGTCCAGGTCGGATGCTGCTCGTTGATACTGCGCAAGGACGAATTATTTCGGACGAGGAAGTCAAAGCGGAGATCGCTGCAGAGCATCCGTATCAGGAATGGCTTGATGAGCATCTGGTGGCGCTTGAAGATTTGCCGGATGCGAAGGAACTTCCGGAACCGGACCGTGTAGCGGTTCACCGTCGTCAATTGGCTTTTGGATACAGCTATGAAGAGCTGCGCAAAGTGCTCGAGCCGATGGCGGTAACGGGACAGGAAGCAATTGGATCCATGGGATACGATGCTCCGCTAGCTGTGCTATCGGATCATCCTCAACGTTTATATAACTATTTCAAGCAAATGTTCGCGCAAGTGACGAACCCGCCGATCGATGCGATTCGGGAGGAAATCGTTACGGCGACAGGCACAACGATCGGTCCAGAGCGCAATCTATTGAAGCCGGAGCCAGAGAGCTGCCGTCAGATTCATCTGAGTACACCAGTCTTGTCGAATGAAGAGTTCGCGAAGCTGCGCCATCTGCATCGTCCAGGTTTCAAGTCGATTACGATTCCGATGTTCTTCTTCGCGAATGAGGGAAGCCAAGGTCTGCGTGATGCGCTGCAAGTGATGTGCGATGCGGCGGATCGGGTCATTGCCAAGGGGCATAACATCATTATTTTGTCTGACCGTGGGATTGATGCGGAGAACGCGGCGATTCCGGCCCTTCTGGCTGTATCGACGCTTCATCACCATCTGATTCGCCAAGGCACAAGAACAAAAGTCAGCATCTTGCTCGAATCCGGCGAACCGCGTGAAGTACATCATTTTGCCTTGCTGCTAGGTTATGGCGTCAGTGCGGTGAACCCGTACCTTGCCTTCGAGACGCTCGATGATATGATTCGCCAAGGATTGCTTCACGGGGTTACTCATGAGAAAGCCGTGAAGAACTTCATTAAGGCTGCGACGAAGGGTGTCGTGAAAATTCTATCCAAGATGGGAATCTCGACGATTCAATCGTACCGCGGAGCTCAAATCTTCGAAGCTGTCGGCTTGAAAGAAGAATTCGTGGATGCATATTTCACCTGGACGCCTTCTCGCATTGGCGGGATTGGTCTTGAGGAGATTACGGAAGAAACGCTTGCTCCGCATCGTCGTGCTTTTGAGGAAGGAACAGCCAATGATCTGACGCTCGATTCGGGTGGCGAGTATCAATGGCGTAAAGACGGGGAAGATCATTTGTTCAGCCCACAGACGATTCATACGCTGCAGCATGCGTGCCGCACGAATGATTACAAACTATACAAGAAATTCTCGAACCTTGTACAGGGTGAGAATAAGAAGCATCTAACGCTACGTTCATTGCTAGATTTCAAGCATGCAGGAGTTCCCGTGCCGATTGAGGAAGTGGAATCCATCGAATCGATTATGAGCCGCTTCAAGACGGGGGCGATGTCCTTTGGTTCGATTAGTAAAGAAGCGCATGAGAGCCTTGCGATTGCGATGAACCGCATTGGAGGAAAAAGTAATACCGGCGAAGGCGGCGAAGATCCAGCACGGTTCATTCCGGATGCGAATGGCGATTTACGCCGCAGCGCGATCAAGCAGGTCGCATCGGGCCGCTTTGGTGTTACTTCGAACTATCTCGTGAATGCTGATGAGATTCAGATCAAGATGGCGCAAGGTGCGAAGCCAGGTGAAGGCGGTCAGCTGCCAGCACGTAAAGTATATCCTTGGGTTGCGGAAGTTCGCGGCTCAACGCCAGGCGTGGGGCTGATCTCGCCGCCGCCGCATCATGATATCTATTCGATCGAAGATTTGGCTGAATTAATTTATGACCTGAAGAACGCTAATCCACGTGCCCGTATCAATGTAAAGCTTGTATCCGAGGTCGGCGTGGGTACGATTGCAGCAGGTGTTGCGAAAGGCCGCGCAGATGTCATTCTCGTGAGCGGTTATGACGGCGGAACCGGCGCATCGCCGCAAGGATCGATTCGTCATGCAGGGATGCCTTGGGAGTTAGGGCTTGCTGAGACGCATCAGACGCTCATGATCAATAACCTTCGGGATCGTGTTGTTGTCGAGACGGATGGGAAGATGATGAACGGCCGCGACGTTGCTATTGCTGCGTTGCTCGGTGCCGAGGAGTATGGATTCTCGACATCGCCATTAATCGTTCTTGGCTGCATCATGATGCGTGTCTGCCAACTGGATACGTGTCCGGTAGGGGTCGCGACCCAAAATCCAGAGCTGCGTAAGAATTTCACAGGTGACCCTGAGCATGTCGCGAATTACATGCGATTCATTGCTCAAGAATTCCGTGAGATTATGGCAGAGCTAGGATTCCGTACTGTGAATGAGATGGTTGGACGTACAGAGTATCTAGACGCGAAGCAAGCGATCACGCATTGGAAATCCAAAGGCGTCGATCTCTCCTCGATGTTGTATCAACCAGAAATGACTGAGGACAGCGAACGCTATTGTGTGCAGTCTCAGAACCATGGCCTGGAGCTGACGCTCGACATGAGAAAGCTGGTGCCGCTTGCTGAGCAGGCGCTCGCATCAGGTACACCTGTTGAAGCGACGCTGCCGATCACGAACGTGGATCGCGCAACAGGGACGATTCTCGGCAGTGAAGTGACGCGCCTGTATGGTGCAGCAGGGCTACCGGAGGATACGATTCGTTTCAACTTTGTAGGGACAGCAGGCCAGAGTCTCGGCGCTTTCATTCCGAAAGGGATGACGTTAGCGGTGGAGGGGGATTCCAACGACTATGTGGGCAAAGGGTTATCCGGTGGTAAGTTGATTGTAAGACCGTCTGCGAAGGCAACATTCCAGGCTGAAGAGAATGTCATTATCGGGAATACGGCGTTCTACGGCGCAACATCTGGTAAAGCTTACATTAACGGGATCGCGGGTGAGCGATTCGCGGTTCGGAACTCCGGCGCACATGTCGTGGTAGAAGGCGTTGGTGATCATGGTTGCGAGTATATGACAGGTGGGCGAGTCGTTGTACTCGGTGCTACAGGACGTAACTTTGCTGCTGGGATGTCAGGCGGTATCGCGTATGTTCTTGATACGGATCAGAGCTTCATGAATCGC
- a CDS encoding YhgE/Pip domain-containing protein yields MKGMSVLSKEISTIVRSPKVLIPVIAILFIPLLYSGIFLGTFWDPYAKMSELPVAVVNADKGANYEGKSLDVGSDVVKKLKENPAFQWHFVDEAEAEDGLRNNRYYLTVKLPEDFSKKATTLMEEKPQQAEIIVESNEGHNFLAAQIGGTGMQTLKSEVSAEVTKSYTETVFDQLTEVSEGLTTAGDGATKLSNGVNDAESGANLLKKNLGLLVSGTSQLKSGVDKLQKGSQAVDQGAKGLQTGASQLAGGLGQLTGAQQQLLQGANKAKAGTEQLAQGLNASVDGSAKLSSGAEQLAKGLEQYIQATKSEQNPALQQLLAASQALAKGTADLHDGQVKLSQGATQLEAGQAQLQGGMTQFGTKLSEAAAGGKALAAGAKKLAAGTAQLPGGMKQVGDAVVKLSSGSTQLNDGAGKLTEGLVKLKDGSSELATKLNDAADKTSGIHGTDERVDMFATPVTLVEKSINKVPNYGTGFAPYFLSLGLFVGALISTIVIPLRESPVANASGWSRFVSKTFILIGIGVLQALFADAILLYGLGLEVESVSLFVVFSIVTSLTYMFIVQGLVTALGNPGRFAAIVILILQLTTCGGTFPVELTPKFYQMLGAWLPMTYTVNGFKAIISMGDHAMMWHNVGILSIFAAIFLVLTFVFFQAVYGNKKENAVV; encoded by the coding sequence ATGAAAGGTATGTCGGTGTTATCTAAAGAGATTTCCACGATCGTGAGAAGTCCAAAAGTATTAATTCCTGTCATTGCAATTTTGTTCATTCCATTATTGTATAGCGGGATCTTCCTAGGAACGTTCTGGGATCCATACGCGAAAATGAGCGAGCTGCCTGTTGCAGTCGTGAACGCGGATAAGGGGGCGAATTATGAAGGGAAATCCCTTGATGTCGGTTCCGATGTCGTGAAGAAATTGAAAGAGAACCCAGCCTTCCAGTGGCATTTCGTCGATGAAGCGGAAGCAGAGGATGGCCTTCGCAATAATCGTTATTATCTAACTGTAAAGCTTCCTGAAGATTTCTCGAAGAAAGCAACGACTTTAATGGAAGAAAAACCACAGCAAGCAGAAATCATCGTTGAATCCAATGAAGGGCACAACTTCCTCGCTGCTCAAATCGGTGGGACGGGAATGCAGACGCTGAAATCCGAAGTATCCGCTGAGGTTACAAAATCTTATACAGAGACGGTATTCGATCAGCTGACAGAGGTGTCCGAAGGATTAACAACAGCCGGTGATGGCGCAACAAAGCTATCGAACGGCGTGAATGATGCGGAATCTGGTGCAAATCTGCTTAAGAAGAATTTAGGCTTGCTCGTCTCGGGCACAAGTCAATTGAAATCTGGCGTTGATAAGCTTCAAAAAGGTTCGCAAGCTGTCGATCAAGGCGCGAAGGGGCTTCAGACAGGTGCATCGCAGCTTGCTGGCGGTCTTGGGCAATTAACTGGTGCGCAGCAGCAGTTGCTGCAAGGCGCGAATAAGGCTAAAGCAGGAACAGAACAATTGGCGCAAGGCTTGAATGCGTCGGTAGATGGCAGTGCGAAATTGTCGAGCGGCGCAGAGCAATTAGCAAAAGGTCTTGAGCAATATATTCAAGCAACGAAGAGTGAACAGAACCCAGCATTGCAGCAGCTGCTCGCAGCCAGCCAAGCGCTTGCCAAAGGTACGGCGGATCTGCATGATGGTCAAGTGAAGTTAAGCCAAGGCGCAACACAGCTTGAAGCAGGGCAAGCACAGCTGCAAGGCGGTATGACGCAATTTGGTACGAAACTGTCTGAAGCGGCTGCTGGCGGTAAAGCACTTGCTGCCGGAGCCAAGAAGCTCGCAGCAGGTACGGCTCAGCTCCCTGGCGGCATGAAGCAAGTTGGCGATGCTGTTGTTAAATTATCCAGCGGTTCCACGCAATTAAATGATGGTGCAGGCAAGTTAACAGAAGGTCTTGTGAAGCTGAAAGACGGTTCTAGTGAACTGGCTACAAAGCTGAATGATGCAGCAGATAAAACGTCGGGTATCCATGGCACAGATGAACGTGTTGATATGTTCGCGACACCTGTAACACTCGTTGAGAAGAGCATTAACAAAGTGCCGAACTATGGTACGGGATTTGCGCCATACTTCTTATCGCTAGGATTATTCGTCGGCGCCTTGATCTCCACGATTGTCATTCCACTGCGTGAAAGCCCGGTTGCGAATGCTTCTGGCTGGAGCCGGTTCGTGAGCAAGACATTTATTCTAATTGGTATCGGTGTCCTTCAAGCGCTATTCGCAGATGCGATTCTGCTGTACGGACTAGGGCTGGAAGTAGAAAGCGTGTCCTTGTTCGTGGTATTCAGTATTGTAACGAGCTTAACGTATATGTTCATCGTTCAAGGTCTTGTTACGGCGCTGGGCAACCCAGGACGATTCGCTGCGATCGTAATCTTGATCTTGCAATTGACGACTTGCGGCGGTACCTTCCCGGTTGAATTGACGCCGAAGTTCTATCAAATGTTAGGCGCTTGGCTCCCAATGACTTATACAGTCAATGGATTCAAAGCGATCATTTCGATGGGCGACCATGCCATGATGTGGCATAATGTTGGAATCTTATCCATCTTTGCGGCCATTTTCTTGGTATTAACTTTCGTATTCTTCCAAGCTGTCTATGGTAATAAAAAGGAAAATGCAGTAGTATAA
- a CDS encoding TetR/AcrR family transcriptional regulator, with amino-acid sequence MIIDRRKQVVEAASKSFALFGYKATTMDQIAKIANVGKGTIYTFFANKEELFDEILQQVIQELGHIVEAEIQADKPFFENLYRVLDRSLDYRSQHELVIQLSHEVKDFGTQKANEGLSKIESTILQYIEQAIRQGIAKNELRACDPAVTSFVMLKLYVALTAEWRKTHEPLEKEAIKEYFRLYFIEGLSPKV; translated from the coding sequence TTGATCATTGATCGAAGAAAACAAGTGGTTGAGGCCGCATCCAAATCTTTTGCACTGTTTGGATACAAAGCGACGACAATGGATCAGATTGCGAAGATTGCAAACGTAGGAAAAGGAACGATTTATACTTTTTTCGCAAATAAAGAAGAGCTGTTCGATGAGATCTTGCAGCAGGTTATTCAAGAGTTGGGGCATATTGTTGAAGCAGAAATTCAGGCAGATAAGCCATTCTTCGAAAATCTGTATCGTGTGCTGGATCGATCACTGGACTATCGCAGTCAACATGAGCTGGTCATTCAGTTGTCGCATGAAGTGAAGGATTTCGGGACCCAAAAGGCGAACGAAGGACTGAGCAAGATTGAATCGACGATTCTTCAGTATATAGAGCAAGCGATTCGCCAGGGCATTGCGAAGAATGAATTGAGAGCATGTGATCCTGCGGTAACTTCATTTGTGATGTTGAAGTTATATGTGGCATTAACGGCGGAGTGGCGCAAAACGCATGAACCGCTTGAGAAGGAAGCTATTAAAGAGTATTTCCGATTGTATTTTATAGAAGGATTGTCGCCTAAAGTTTAG
- a CDS encoding MGDG synthase family glycosyltransferase yields MRKKRVLLLSEAFGTGHTQAAYALAVGLKQLSPQVHTRVIELGKFLNPTVGPLIVSAYRKTVSTRPELVGKLYRNKYKKPLNRITQLALHRIFYAQAASVIRHLRPDMIVCTHPFPNIVISRLKRLGLDIPLFTLITDYDAHGTWINPEVNKFLVSTPRVRELLLARGIHQSRIEVTGIPVHPNFWKPHNRDEIRAEFGFHAVPTVMVMGGGWGLVFDEGLLTYMAQWKDKIQFIFCMGSNQKMIQKMQADPNYQHPNIHILGYTHEVHKIMDVSDLLISKPGGMTCTEGLVKRIPMLFYDPIPGQEEENCEYFVQNGHAEILTSTETLDKWFSRLVNDYDSVISRRTQQLQQMTASSFDHPSHCSQAVLDLL; encoded by the coding sequence ATGCGAAAGAAACGGGTCCTTCTCTTATCCGAAGCATTCGGAACGGGGCATACCCAAGCCGCTTATGCCTTAGCTGTCGGCTTGAAGCAGTTGTCCCCCCAAGTGCATACGCGGGTTATAGAACTCGGTAAATTTCTAAATCCTACGGTAGGACCCTTAATCGTCTCCGCCTACCGGAAGACCGTGAGTACAAGACCTGAATTAGTCGGTAAACTCTACCGCAACAAATATAAGAAACCATTAAACCGCATTACCCAGCTCGCGCTGCATCGGATCTTCTATGCACAAGCCGCGAGTGTTATTCGACATTTGAGGCCGGATATGATCGTATGTACGCATCCTTTTCCGAATATTGTGATTTCCAGGCTGAAGCGGCTTGGACTCGATATCCCATTATTTACGCTCATTACGGATTATGACGCCCATGGAACATGGATCAATCCAGAAGTGAATAAATTCCTCGTCTCAACACCGCGCGTTAGAGAGCTGCTGCTCGCACGAGGCATTCATCAGAGCCGGATCGAGGTAACTGGCATTCCGGTTCATCCGAACTTCTGGAAGCCGCATAACCGCGATGAGATTCGGGCCGAATTCGGCTTTCATGCGGTTCCTACGGTTATGGTGATGGGCGGCGGATGGGGGCTTGTATTCGATGAAGGGCTGCTAACCTATATGGCGCAGTGGAAAGACAAGATCCAATTCATCTTCTGTATGGGCAGCAACCAGAAAATGATTCAGAAGATGCAAGCGGACCCGAACTATCAGCATCCGAACATTCACATTCTTGGTTACACGCATGAAGTCCACAAGATCATGGACGTCTCGGATCTGCTCATCTCGAAGCCTGGTGGGATGACGTGTACAGAAGGATTAGTCAAACGGATCCCAATGCTCTTCTATGATCCGATTCCTGGGCAGGAAGAAGAGAACTGTGAATATTTTGTTCAAAATGGACATGCCGAAATTCTCACATCGACGGAGACGCTTGATAAATGGTTCTCCCGTCTTGTGAATGATTATGATTCCGTCATCAGCCGCCGCACGCAGCAGCTGCAGCAGATGACAGCATCCTCATTCGATCATCCTTCGCATTGTTCCCAAGCTGTGCTTGATCTATTATAA
- a CDS encoding C40 family peptidase has translation MKKLILGLLMVTMVGSAFTAIPAAHANAPSKSIVESKQSTVTYDTTIDRDDELGDFDPNEGSAASNQVTDPREIEQLEAAHADDIAKLRGAAAAYIASPSASASVAAAPKLTRTQKIEKVVKSGMNYLGTPYEFGSNRENSKTFDCSDFVRWIYRQATGITMPTDSRKQAAYVKKIGKTTTNWKNLKRGDLMFFMSYKGAKPADYKKLNKQKQRVTHVGLYLGNGKVLHTYSKKSGGVLVQSFVGTPFEYRFIFGGSIL, from the coding sequence ATGAAGAAATTAATTCTAGGTCTATTAATGGTTACTATGGTAGGTTCGGCATTTACTGCAATCCCAGCAGCCCATGCGAATGCACCCAGCAAATCGATTGTAGAATCGAAGCAATCCACAGTAACTTATGACACGACTATCGACAGGGACGACGAACTTGGCGATTTCGATCCGAATGAAGGTTCTGCTGCTTCCAATCAAGTAACAGATCCGAGAGAGATCGAGCAGTTAGAAGCTGCTCATGCGGATGATATCGCGAAATTGCGTGGAGCTGCTGCCGCATACATAGCGAGCCCGAGTGCTTCGGCTTCCGTCGCCGCAGCACCGAAGCTGACCCGAACGCAGAAAATTGAAAAAGTGGTCAAATCGGGTATGAACTACTTGGGCACACCTTATGAATTTGGCTCGAATCGGGAAAATTCGAAAACATTCGACTGTTCTGATTTTGTACGTTGGATTTACCGCCAAGCGACCGGCATTACAATGCCGACGGATTCGCGCAAGCAAGCTGCTTATGTGAAGAAGATTGGGAAGACGACAACGAACTGGAAGAATTTGAAACGCGGTGACCTGATGTTCTTCATGAGCTATAAAGGGGCCAAACCAGCGGATTACAAGAAACTTAATAAGCAAAAGCAACGGGTAACGCATGTAGGCCTGTACCTTGGCAATGGTAAAGTTCTTCATACGTATTCCAAAAAATCAGGCGGCGTTCTGGTTCAAAGCTTTGTAGGCACTCCGTTTGAATATCGCTTTATTTTCGGCGGAAGTATCCTGTAA
- a CDS encoding cation diffusion facilitator family transporter, whose amino-acid sequence MKKGERGAWISIISYLILSTFKLICGVIFGSSALTADGLNNLTDIIASVAVLIGLRISQKPPDQDHPYGHLRAETVAALMASFIMATVGIQLFIETIRNWIAGGGTTVPEMNSAWVALISAVFMYLVYRYNRKLAIQINNQALMAAAKDTRSDVFVSIGAAIGIIGAQFGLPWLDRVAALFVAVLICKTAWDIFTDATLVLTDGFDEKQLLNFRSSVARIPGVETIKDMKARVHGNKVLVDVVVQVNPGLNIAEGHRISDEIERRMKKKHNIMHVHVHMEPYEHQSED is encoded by the coding sequence ATGAAGAAAGGCGAACGAGGCGCGTGGATTAGCATTATCTCATATTTGATCTTATCCACGTTCAAGCTGATCTGCGGGGTAATCTTCGGTTCAAGTGCACTGACGGCCGATGGTCTGAATAATTTAACGGATATCATTGCATCGGTTGCGGTACTTATTGGACTTCGAATTTCCCAGAAGCCGCCAGATCAAGACCATCCCTACGGGCATTTAAGAGCGGAGACCGTAGCGGCGCTGATGGCTTCCTTTATTATGGCCACCGTCGGCATTCAGCTCTTTATTGAGACGATACGCAATTGGATAGCTGGAGGAGGCACAACAGTACCGGAGATGAATTCGGCATGGGTTGCGCTGATCTCTGCGGTGTTCATGTATCTTGTCTATCGGTATAATCGCAAGCTCGCGATTCAGATCAATAACCAAGCGTTAATGGCAGCAGCCAAAGACACACGTTCCGACGTCTTCGTTAGTATTGGCGCGGCGATCGGGATTATTGGCGCTCAATTCGGGCTTCCATGGCTCGATCGTGTGGCAGCGTTATTCGTAGCGGTCCTTATTTGCAAAACCGCATGGGATATTTTCACGGATGCGACACTTGTCCTGACCGATGGATTCGATGAGAAGCAGCTGCTTAATTTCCGTTCGAGTGTCGCACGCATTCCAGGTGTCGAGACGATCAAAGATATGAAGGCTCGGGTACATGGCAATAAAGTGCTCGTCGACGTTGTGGTTCAAGTGAATCCAGGGCTCAATATTGCGGAAGGGCATCGAATTAGTGACGAAATCGAGCGACGAATGAAGAAGAAACATAATATTATGCATGTCCATGTGCATATGGAGCCTTACGAGCATCAAAGCGAAGATTAA
- a CDS encoding S-layer homology domain-containing protein produces the protein MKTLYKVFSAIVLGGLLFAGTVSAAGSVSFSDIQNHWAKTTIEWGVEKGIVKGYNNGMFMPNQNVTEAEFIRMLVVGITGKDLEDNFITDNWSDKYYDFLHFKNYPVDGYANPKSRNQYVNRAHVAELVSSSDGVNYAGEQAIQYVLGKKYANGRVKGENTIQGFMGGATITRAEVLQLIRNLVDHGMQEMYDRPLEVTSEARLPKLPTAWDSYRDEMYLAIRKKVFPNYTGYRMYDDGVNKIILTKTLQQNQTDTSVAVQFEQQIKGFSGVSLSNCTDVVQRNMMLDILNLYGFKVDNTFFKKIEEAEKNKKEVSVTVGGKTLVIDPQITSPTSYVTVYYKWWN, from the coding sequence ATGAAAACGCTTTACAAGGTTTTTTCGGCGATCGTGTTAGGGGGATTGCTCTTTGCGGGAACGGTATCTGCGGCGGGCAGTGTTTCCTTCAGCGACATACAGAATCATTGGGCGAAGACGACGATCGAATGGGGCGTTGAGAAAGGGATCGTAAAGGGCTACAACAATGGGATGTTCATGCCGAATCAGAACGTGACGGAGGCGGAATTCATTCGGATGCTCGTTGTGGGGATTACGGGCAAAGATTTAGAAGATAATTTCATTACCGACAATTGGTCGGACAAATATTATGATTTTCTTCATTTTAAGAACTACCCGGTGGATGGATACGCGAATCCGAAGAGCCGGAACCAGTACGTCAACCGGGCGCATGTGGCTGAGCTGGTCTCGAGCAGCGATGGTGTGAATTACGCAGGTGAGCAAGCAATCCAGTATGTACTCGGCAAAAAGTATGCGAACGGCCGCGTGAAAGGCGAGAATACGATCCAAGGCTTTATGGGCGGGGCAACGATTACGCGCGCCGAAGTGCTGCAATTGATTCGTAATCTGGTGGATCATGGCATGCAGGAGATGTATGACAGACCGCTCGAAGTGACATCCGAGGCTCGGTTGCCGAAGCTGCCGACCGCATGGGATTCGTACCGCGATGAGATGTATCTGGCGATTCGGAAAAAAGTATTCCCGAACTACACCGGATACCGCATGTACGATGACGGCGTGAACAAGATCATTCTGACGAAAACATTGCAGCAGAACCAGACGGATACGTCGGTAGCGGTGCAGTTCGAGCAGCAGATCAAAGGCTTCAGCGGTGTCTCACTGTCGAATTGTACTGATGTGGTGCAGCGGAATATGATGCTCGATATTCTGAATTTGTATGGCTTCAAGGTCGATAACACCTTCTTCAAGAAGATCGAAGAGGCCGAGAAGAACAAGAAAGAGGTGTCTGTCACAGTGGGAGGCAAGACGCTCGTGATCGACCCGCAAATTACTAGCCCAACCTCTTACGTGACGGTTTATTATAAGTGGTGGAACTAA